AGGGCTTTTATCTCTTTGGGAGGGGGGGGCAAGCAAAGGCATATGGGTGATGCAAAGAAGAGGCCTTTAGGGTTTTAGGCCTTTTTACCCTTcagcttattattattattttttatttgccaATCTAAAACAAAAGCTGTTAAGTGAAAAGCAAATTTGATGGTTAGGGCTAGGAGAGTATGCAGAGGGCacatattctttttcttttaaagctTTGGTATACCTACTCTCAGCacttcttttcttcaaatttttaatatattaatttgataatattaaaataaaatagaaattaaatattattataaaaacttaaataCCTGTGCAGACGTAGTGTCTGTTTGATTTTGACGTAGTGTCTGTGCAGCAGTGGAAGATTGCACACTTGCACGGTCTTGGCTTTTCATggataaaactttaaaaagacCAAACATGAAAGTAAGAATcctaatattagaaaaaaagtATGTCTTAATTATGTCGTagttaattattattgtaatgTCTTTTAGAGTATTTTGCAATTGCATGCCTTAAGTGCTTCTGTTAGTGGGAAAGGGACACCCATATTTCAATTTCTCTGCACACTCAGGGCATGTATAtcgaataaaaaaaagaaataaaatgagaaggaggaatacctgaaaGCTTATTTATTTAGGAAAACAATGTATGCATGCATTTTTGGGGGTAATCTTGAGGCTAAGCTAGCGGAACGTCATTGTATTCTACGAATAATATTTGTCCACGTAGGACGAAAATATCATACTACTTTTTTAATGCAAATATGCATGCATGTCCGTACAATTTTCAGCCATTATCTGCTTAAAACACAATGAAGTTGAAGATTTGGCAGATGGAGAAAGCCAGGAGATGCTACTTTTCTTCTCTATTCATAAATTTAACGCATACGTACTCCAATGATATAcagtctaaaattaaaattataataataaaaaaatacttctttgtttattttttatatatatattaaaaaatataattttttatttactttctatttatattcatattaaaaaatattttttaaaaataataatagtaactgatgagtttatttttaacataacataaaatgGGATGTCATTATCAGCCAATGGGCTCTTCTCAATTCTCATTTGGTCtgttgtaattaattaattatacaatAAAAGTCCAACCAGATGAGTGGTGGTTTCCTTTTTCAGTCAAACTAAATAGTGGAAGCCTCGACATCTTTTCTTTTACTGTTATTTAATTAAGCTAGTCTAGTGACTTAATGTTGATAATAAAGGAAGAATCTTTTCCGACTTTTTTAGTTTTATGAATTAAAGAGTAGATTAATTAGTAGGAGGTTTGATGTGGAAAGAGAAAAAGGGTTAGTAAATTAAGAAAAGCTACAGTTTGGTAGTTATATATATGGTTGAAAGAGTCCTGGCCTGGGGGTTTGCATTTGATAGGTTCTTATTTTGGGTATTAGGTTTTGACCCTAACATTTAtcaacttttaattaaaataagaacCTTCAGTATGTAAAaggtaataataaaaaatatcagaGAGCACTCTCTAAATTTTGGCATCTGTTTGGTTTGTTTTTGGTTGCCTTTTCAATATGGTTTGGAAAGCTTCATGTTCTCTCCCACCTTAAATTTCAGATATTTTTTCATCACCCATTCAGGAGAGGgagtggaaaaaaaaaaaatcactcatCACCCATGTTTTGCTTTCTGGTTATTCACCTTATAatactaataaattatatttatgcttttttcttttcttttcataattcTCAAGGGGAAaagttaaattttctttttaaagaacAAATATGCAATTACTTTATGGATGTAATATATTACAGGGACACTCTTGTGTTATTTTCaagtttcactttttttttattataaatataataatttattttttgctttGTAATGAGTGGCAAGTGTAAAAGTTCCACAATTCTAGTGGCATAAAAAGTTATCTTCCTCCCCACTCATCACTATTGTGCATTGCCCATCTCGACTATAAATTCATGGCCATCTCTTTTCACTTCTCCTTCATGTTCATTCCCTCATTCTCTGAAATCTCTCTACTTCCAAACAGAGACTTCTGTTTGATCTTAATTTTACCTTTTTAATCCCGGCCCCAAAACTCTTATCATTCCAAACCCAACAAAACTTCCCTCTGTTTTTGTTTATTTCCTCTGTTTTTTTTGCCCTACACattttatttgtgaaaaatGTCGTGCTCAAGTTATTGTCAGGGCCTCCAATCATGCCTGGAGCCAGCCCGCCTCCATGTCGAACCGCGTGTCTTGAGGCTAACGTTGGCTCCACCAAAATCCAACATTTCCCGTTGCTCACCACCAGAAACCAAAACTTTTGTCCCTGGCTCAGAAGATCACTCCAAAAGCACCAACGACAGTGTTGACATGGGTGGCTGGAGTTTCCTCCAATCTCTAGACACCAATACCGCTCGAACCACTAGAGGAGACACTGAAAAAGACAAAATTTACACCCCCCCGAACTTTAAACGTTCTTCTTCGATGCTCAGCGAAAAGAGCCTGGAAATGTGTACTGAAAGCTTGGGAAGTGAAACTGGCAACGATGGCGGCGAAAGCAGCGATGAGATGGCTTTACTTTCTTTATCAAACGTGAATCACGAAAGCCCGGGAGAGAAATCAAAATTTCGAGGAGCGGGAAGAATGATGAGTCGAAGCGCCAGCTTTCCACCTCCTTTGACATCGATTAGCGGCTCCACTACTGTCCAAGTAAGGCCTCACCGAGAAGGGGGACGTCTAGTTCTGAAAGCAGTAAGCGTTTCTTCCTGCCAG
The Manihot esculenta cultivar AM560-2 chromosome 1, M.esculenta_v8, whole genome shotgun sequence genome window above contains:
- the LOC110628280 gene encoding protein FANTASTIC FOUR 1, which encodes MSCSSYCQGLQSCLEPARLHVEPRVLRLTLAPPKSNISRCSPPETKTFVPGSEDHSKSTNDSVDMGGWSFLQSLDTNTARTTRGDTEKDKIYTPPNFKRSSSMLSEKSLEMCTESLGSETGNDGGESSDEMALLSLSNVNHESPGEKSKFRGAGRMMSRSASFPPPLTSISGSTTVQVRPHREGGRLVLKAVSVSSCQAYFHAERIDGQLKLHLLKDSFPTHEDAEEEEEEEEEEEASLEETSVDDESEGEKEAEVEDWKAESGNGGGEMGMEKLPTRSRCKEGGSGSKSLLNWGTFWVAT